A genomic window from Larus michahellis chromosome 27, bLarMic1.1, whole genome shotgun sequence includes:
- the LOC141735005 gene encoding olfactory receptor 14A16-like has protein sequence MSNGSSITHFPLLVFADTRELQLLHFCLFLGIHLAALLGNGLIITAVACDHRLHTPMYFFLLNLALLDLGAISTTLPKAMANSLWNTRAISYTGCVAQLFLFLTLMSAEFYLLTVMAYDRYVAICKPLHYGSLLRSRACVHMAAAAWGNGFLYAVLHTANTFSIPLCQGNGLDQFFCETPQILKLSCSQSDYLREAGLLVVSAFGFLGCFVFIAVSYVQIFRAVTRIPSQQGRQKAFSTCLPHLAVVSLFITTGVISTLKPPSVSSSFLNLVLSFLYSVVPPAVNPLIYSLRNQELKDALRKLIGHFFISHRLWTPNFRLYNFREL, from the coding sequence atgtccaacggcagctccatcacccacttccccCTCCTGgtattcgcagacacgcgggagctgcagctcttgcacttctgcctcttcctgggcatccacctggctgccctcctgggcaatggcctcatcatcactgccgtagcctgtgaccaccgcctccacacccccatgtacttcttcctcctcaacctcgccctcctcgacctgggtgccatctccaccactctgcccaaagccatggccaactccctctggaacaccagggccatctcttacactggatgtgttgcacagctctttctatttctcaccttgatgtcagcagagttttatcttctgacagtcatggcctatgaccgctacgtggccatctgcaaacccctgcactatgggtccctcctgcgcagcagagcttgtgtccacatggcagcagctgcctggggcaatggctttctctatgctgtgctgcacacagctaatacattttcaatacctctctgccaagggaatggcctagaccagttcttctgtgaaactccccagatcctcaagctctcctgctcacaatcagaTTACCTCAGGGAAGCTGGCCTTCTGGTGGTTAGTGCTTTTGGCtttttgggatgttttgttttcattgcggtgtcctatgtgcagatcttcagggctgtgacgaggatcccctcacagcagggaagacagaaagccttttccacgtgcctccctcacctggccgtggtttcCCTCTTTATCACCACTGGGGTGATTTCCACCCTGAAGCCGCCCTCCGtctcctcttcattcctgaatctagtgctgtcatttctgtactcggtggtgcctccagcagtgaaccccctcatctacagcctgaggaaccaggagctcaaggatgccctgaggaaactgattggacattttttcatcagccatagactgt
- the LOC141735006 gene encoding olfactory receptor 14J1-like, which produces MPGNMRGSNMPDTRELQLLHFCLFLGIYLAALLGNGLIITAVACDHRLHTPMYFFLLNLALLDLGAISTTVPKAMANSLWHTRTISYMGCVSQVFFFAFLMSADFCLLTVMAYDRYVAICKPLHYGSLLRSRACVHMAAAAWGSGILNALLHTANTFSIPLCQSNGLDQFFCEIPQILKLSCSQSYLREVELIVFSACLFFVCFIFIVVSYVQIFRAALKIPSQQGRHKAFSTCLPHLAVVSLFISTGMVAHLKLLSISSPSLNVVMAVVYSVVPPAVNPLLYSMRNRELKDALKKLI; this is translated from the exons ATGCCGGGTAATAtgagagggtccaatatgccgg acacgcgggagctgcagctcttgcacttctgcctcttcctgggcatctacctggctgccctcctgggcaatggcctcatcatcactgccgtagcctgtgaccaccgcctccacacccccatgtacttcttcctcctcaacctcgccctcctcgacctgggtgccatctccaccactgttcccaaagccatggccaactccctctggcacACCAGGACCATCTCCTACAtgggatgtgtttcccaggtctttttctttgccttcttgatgtcagcagacttttgtcttctcaccgtcatggcctacgaccgctacgttgccatctgcaaacccctgcactatgggtccctcctgcgcagcagagcttgtgtccacatggcagcagctgcctggggcagtggcattctcaatgctctcctgcacactgccaatacattttcaatacctctctgccaaagcaatggcctagaccagttcttctgtgaaatcccacagatcctcaagctctcctgctcacaatcctacctcagggaagttgagctaattgtatttagtgcctgtttattctttgtgtgttttattttcattgtggtgtcctatgtgcagatcttcagagcTGCGCTGAagatcccctcacagcagggacggcacaaagccttttccacctgcctccctcacctggccgtggtctcactgtttatcagcaCTGGCATGGTTGCCCACCTGaagctcctctccatctcctccccatccctcaatgtggtgatggctgttgtgtactcggtggtgcctccagcagtgaaccccctcctctacagcatgaggaaccgggagctcaaggatgccctgaagaAACTCATCTGA